One part of the Eucalyptus grandis isolate ANBG69807.140 chromosome 10, ASM1654582v1, whole genome shotgun sequence genome encodes these proteins:
- the LOC104414358 gene encoding SH2 domain-containing protein B-like: MMDSPVHLAIDKSCASDIEEGSDGIWRIVGGKRILKLQRNFFQILNVLKCEIQIPRVCQVLEKQFQILSHLVTAWQAHERALLLKKFAASASDEEVLELANQVSLYTGCSHHWNQIAVAKKLIEEGTKLWSLLSQNDSHVPWESAIYEIEEYFMKIASCNTRTLSQK; encoded by the exons ATGATG GACTCACCTGTACACTTAGCTATTGACAAGTCATGTGCTTCTGACATAGAAGAAGGTAGTGATGGTATCTGGAGAATCGTGGGTGGAAAG AGAATATTGAAACTGCAGAGAAACTTTTTTCAGATTCTGAATGTACTAAAATGCGAAATTCAAATTCCAAGAGTATGCCAAGTGTTGGAAAAGCAGTTCCAGATTCTTTCACATTTAGTTACTGCTTGGCAGGCCCATGAGAGGGCTCTTCTGCTGAAGAAGTTTGCAGCATCTGCTTCAGATGAAGAAGTTTTGGAACTTGCGAATCAGGTCTCCTTGTACACTGGATGCTCCCATCATTG gaacCAAATTGCAGTTGCAAAGAAATTGATAGAGGAAGGAACGAAATTATGGAGCTTGCTTTCACAAAATGACAGCCATGTTCCCTGGGAGAGCGCCATCTATGAGATTGAAGAGTACTTTATGAAGATTGCTTCCTGCAATACTAGAACTCTTTCCCAAAAATAG